From one Larimichthys crocea isolate SSNF chromosome XVIII, L_crocea_2.0, whole genome shotgun sequence genomic stretch:
- the usp9 gene encoding ubiquitin carboxyl-terminal hydrolase 9X isoform X4, with the protein MTATTRGSPVGGNDSQGQGQGQGQAPDAQSQPPLPQNQTSSPNSSNENSPVSPPDEQAQGDGPPQLEEEEPAFPHTDLAKLDDMINRPRWVVPVLPKGELEVLLEAAIDLSKKGLDVKCEACQRFFRDGLTISFTKILTDEAVSGWKFEIHRCIINNTHRLVELCVAKLSQDWFPLLELLAMATNPHCKFHIYNGTRPSETVPAGAQLADDELFARPPDPRSPKGWLVDLINKFGTLNGFQMLHDRFMSGQALNVQIIAALIKPFGQCYEFLTLHTVKKYFLPVIEMVPQFLENLTDEELKKEAKNEAKNDALSMIIKSLKNLASRVPGQEETVKNLEIFRLKMILRLLQISSFNGKMNALNEVNKVISSVSYYTHRHNPEEEEWLTAERMAEWIQQNHILSIVLRDSLHQPQYVEKLEKILRFVIKEKALTMQDLDNIWAAQAGKHEAIVKNVHDLLAKLAWDFSPEQLDHLFDCFKASWTNASKKQREKLLELIRRLAEDDKDGVMAHKVLNLLWNLAHSDDVPVDIMDQALSAHIKILDYSCSQDRDTQKIQWIDRFIEELRTNDKWVIPALKQIREICSLFGEAPQNLSQTQRSPHVFYRHDLINQLQHNHALVTLVAENLSAYMETMRQFSKEEQAEFDPQTVRPGSRYSHVQEVQERLNFLRFLLKDGQLWLCAPQAKQIWKCLAENAVFLCDREACFKWYSKLMGDEPDLDPDINKDFFENNVLQLDPSLLTENGMKCFERFFKAVNCREGKLVAKRRAYMMDDLELIGLDYLWRVVIQGSDDIASRAIDLLKEIYTNLGPKLQVNQVEIHEDFIQSCFDRLKASYDTLCVLDGDKDSINCARQEAIRMVRVLTVLKEYINECDSDYHEERTILPMSRAFRGKHITLIVRFPNQGRQVDDLDIWSHTNDTIGSVRRGILNRIKANAAHTKIELFIGGEVVDPADDRKLIGQLNLKDKTLITAKLTQVSANMPSSPDSSSDSSTGSPGNHGNHYSDGPNPEVESCLPGVIMSLHLRYISFLWQVADLGCNLNMPLLRDGARVLMKLMPPDNTTVENLRAVCLDHAKLGENSLSPSLDSRFFGPSPSQVLYLIEVVYALLMPASATLGEDASDFQYNFLKSGGLPLVLSMLTRNNFLPSADMETRRGAYLNALKIAKLLLTAVGFGHVKAVAEACQPNAEGNIPVSPINQATHDQALVLQSALQNIPNPASECMLRNVAIRLAQQISDEVTENNFFQASKYIPDICVIRAVQKIVWASGCGTVQLVFSSNEEISKIYEKTNAAKEPDGEDEQVCCEALEVMTLCFALMPTALDTLSKEKAWQTFIIDLLLHCHSKSVRQMAQEQFFLMATRCCMGHRPLLFFITLLFTVLGSTAKERAKHAGDYFTLLRHLLNYAYNSNINLPNAEVLLNNEIDWLKRIRDEVKRTGETGVEETILEGHLGVTKELLAFQTPEKKYYIGCEKGGANLIKELIDDFIFPASNVYLQYMKSGEFPTEQAIPVCSTPASINAGFELLVALAVGCVRNLKQIVDTLTDMYYLGCETLTEWEYLPPVGPRPNKGFVGLKNAGATCYMNSVIQQLYMIPPIRNGILAIEGTGTDVDDDMSGDEKQENESNVDPRDEVFSYHHQFDDKPSSKSEDRKEYNIGVLRHLQVIFGHLAASRLQYYVPRGFWKQFRLWGEPVNLREQHDALEFFNSLVDSLDEALKALGHPAMLSKVLGGSFADQKICQGCPHRYECEESFTTLNVDIRNHQNLLDSMEQYVKGDLLEGANAYHCEKCNKKVDTVKRLLIKKLPPVLAIQLKRFDYDWERECAIKFNDYFEFPRELDMEPYTVAGVAKLEGDDVNPENQVIQQNEPSEPTPPGSSKYRLVGVLVHSGQASGGHYYSYIIQRNGGDGEKNRWYKFDDGDVTECKMDDEEEMKNQCFGGEYMGEVFDHMMKRMSYRRQKRWWNAYILFYERMDSLDKDSELVKYISELTISSTKPHQVKMPGVIECSVRKQNVQFMHNRMQYSLEYFQFIKKLLTCNSVYLNPPPGQDHLLPEAEEIAMISAQLAARFLFSTGFHTKKVVRGPASDWYDALCILLRHSKNVRYWFAHNVLFAYPNRFSEYLLECPSAEVRGAFAKLIVFIAHFSLQDGPCPSPTASPGPSTQGCDNLSLSDHLLRAVLNLLRREVSEHGRHLQQYFNLFVMYANLGLAEKTQLLKLNVPATFMLVALDEGPGPPIKYQYAELGKLYTVVSQLVRCCDVSSRMQSSINGNPPLPNPYGDTNLTAPVMPVQQLVAEILFVRTSYVKKIIEDCSNSEETVKLLRFSCWENPQFSSTVLSELLWQVAYSYTYELRPYLDLLLQILLIEDSWQTHRIHNVLKGIPDDRDGLFDTIQRSKNHYQKRAYQCIKCMVALFSNCSVAYQILQSNGDLKRKWTWAVEWLGDELERRPYTGNPQYTYNNWSPPVQSNETSNGYFLERSHSARMTLAKACELCPEELKCTQGSPGKEPDEQEAPDDQDSSPPEDTSLYPHSPGTAQFQQNNHPHGQPYTGPAAQHMNNPQRPGPASAPTPGPTQTPTPAPGPTPGPGPRAQENWESTEEVAPAPAPTPAPAPAPPKE; encoded by the exons ATGACGGCCACCACGCGTGGTTCTCCGGTGGGGGGCAATGACAGTCAGGGCCAGGGCCAGGGCCAGGGCCAGGCACCTGATGCTCAGAGCCAACCCCCACTGCCACAGAACCAG acttCATCTCCAAACTCATCTAATGAGAACTCTCCAGTGAGCCCGCCAGATGAGCAGGCCCAGGGGGATGGGCCCCCTcagctggaagaggaggagcccGCCTTCCCTCACACTGACCTAGCTAAGCTGGATGACATGATCAACAG gcCTCGTTGGGTCGTTCCAGTTTTGCCAAAAGGAGAGTTAGAAGTCCTCTTGGAAGCTGCTATAGACCTGAGTAAAAAAG GACTGGATGTGAAGTGTGAAGCATGTCAGAGGTTTTTCCGAGATGGTCTGACCATCTCCTTCACAAAGATCCTGACAGACGAGGCGGTCAGCGGCTGGAAGTTTGAGATTCAT AGGTGCATCATCAATAACACACACCGGTTGGTGGAGCTGTGTGTGGCCAAGCTCTCTCAGGACTGGTTCCCTCTACTGGAGCTGCTGGCCATGGCCACCAACCCTCACTGCAAGTTCCACATCTACAATGGCACACGGCCCTCCGAGACTGTCCCTGCTGGAGCACAGCTGGCCGACGATGAGCTCTTCGCCCGACCACCAGACCCACGCTCTCCTAAG GGCTGGTTGGTGGACTTAATAAACAAATTTGGCACGTTAAACGGGTTTCAAATGTTGCACGATCGCTTCATGAGTGGCCAAGCACTGAACGTCCAGATCATCGCTGCACTTATCAA GCCTTTTGGCCAGTGTTATGAGTTCCTCACATTGCACACGGTAAAGAAGTACTTCCTCCCAGTCATCGAGATGGTTCCTCAGTTTCTAGAGAATCTCACAGAtgaggagctgaagaaagagGCCAAGAATGAAGCCAAAAACGACGCACTGTCCATGATAATCAAGTCTCTGAAGAATCTAGCTTCTCGCGTACCAGGGCAGGAGGAGACGGTGAAAAATTTAGAGATTTTTAGGTTAAAAATGATTCTTAG GTTATTGcaaatttcttcttttaacGGCAAAATGAATGCACTAAATGAGGTGAACAAGGTGATCTCCAGTGTGTCCTACTACACTCACCGGCATAACCCTGAAGAGGAGGAATGGCTGACTGCAGAGCGCATGGCG GAGTGGATCCAGCAGAACCACATCCTGTCCATTGTGCTGAGGGACAGTTTGCATCAGCCGCAGTACGTAGAGAAACTGGAGAAGATCCTTCGCTTTGTTATCAAAGAGAAAGCGCTTACGATGCAGGATCTGGACAACATCTGGGCTGCACAG GCTGGTAAGCACGAGGCCATTGTAAAGAATGTCCATGACCTCCTGGCCAAGCTGGCGTGGGACTTCTCACCCGAGCAGCTCGATCACCTTTTTGACTGTTTCAAG GCAAGCTGGACCAATGCCAGCAAGAAGCAGCGTGAAAAACTGCTGGAACTTATCAGGCGCTTAGCTGAGGATGATAAAGATGGGGTGATGGCCCACAAGGTCCTCAACCTGCTGTGGAACCTGGCACACAGCGACGATGTGCCTGTAGACATCATGGACCAGGCTCTCAGTGCTCACATCAAGATACTGGATTACAGTTGCTCCCAG gacagagacacacagaagatTCAATGGATAGATCGTTTCATAGAGGAGCTACGAACCAATGACAAATGGGTGATCCCTGCCCTGAAGCAAATCAGAGAAATCTGTAGCCTGTTTGGAGAAGCCCCTCAAAACCTTAG TCAAACCCAGAGAAGTCCTCATGTGTTTTACCGCCACGACCTGATCAACCAGCTGCAGCATAACCACGCTCTGGTCACCCTGGTGGCTGAGAACCTCTCGGCCTACATGGAGACCATGAGGCAGTTCTCTAAAG AAGAACAGGCTGAGTTTGACCCGCAGACGGTCAGGCCAGGAAGCCGCTACAGCCATGTCCAGGAAGTACAGGAACGCCTCAACTTCCTGAG gTTCCTTCTAAAAGACGGCCAGCTGTGGTTGTGCGCCCCTCAGGCCAAGCAGATCTGGAAGTGTCTGGCTGAGAAcgcagtgtttctgtgtgaccGCGAGGCCTGCTTCAAATG GTACTCCAAGCTGATGGGTGATGAGCCAGACCTGGACCCGGACATCAATAAGGACTTCTTTGAGAACAATGTTCTGCAGCTGGACCCGTCTCTGCTGACGGAGAATGGCATGAAGTGCTTTGAGAGGTTCTTCAAGGCTGTCAATTGCAGAGAGGGCAAGCTGGTAGCAAAGCGCAGGGCCTACATGATGGATGACCTGGAACTAATAGGCTTGGACTACCTTTGGAGG GTGGTAATTCAAGGAAGTGATGACATAGCCAGCCGAGCCATTGACCTGCTGAAAGAGATCTACACCAACCTGGGACCAAAACTACAAGTCAATCAG GTTGAAATTCACGAAGATTTCATCCAGTCATGCTTCGACCGTCTGAAGGCGTCCTATGACACCCTGTGTGTGTTAGACGGAGACAAAGATAGCATTAACTGCGCCCGTCAGGAGGCGATCCGCATGGTGCGTGTTCTCACTGTGCTCAAGGAGTACATCAACGAGTGCGACAGCGACTACCACGAGGAGAGGACTATACTGCCGATGTCGAG AGCTTTCCGTGGGAAGCACATCACGTTGATCGTCCGTTTCCCCAACCAGGGGCGTCAGGTGGACGACCTGGATATCTGGTCACACACCAACGACACAATCGGCTCGGTTCGGCGCGGCATCCTTAACCGGATCAAGGCCAACGCCGCGCATACCAAGATAGAGCTCTTTATTGGTGGGGAGGTTGTTGATCCGGCTGACGACAGGAAGCTGATTGGACAGCTGAATTTGAAGGACAAAacg CTGATCACAGCCAAGCTGACCCAGGTGAGTGCCAACATGCCCTCAAGCCCAGACAGCTCTTCTGACTCATCCACTGGATCTCCTGGTAACCACGGCAACCACTACAGCGATGGGCCCAACCCTGAGGTGGAAAGCTGTCTTCCTGGTGTG ATTATGTCGCTGCATCTGCGCTACATATCCTTCCTGTGGCAGGTTGCTGACCTGGGCTGCAACCTCAACATGCCCCTGCTTAGAGATGGAGCTCGAGTTCTCATGAAGCTCATGCCCCCAG ACAACACTACGGTGGAGAATCTGCGAGCTGTGTGTCTGGACCACGCCAAGCTCGGCGAGAACAGCCTCAGTCCTTCTCTCGACTCACGCTTCTTCGGCCCATCACCCTCACAAGTGCTCTACCTCATCGAG GTTGTTTATGCTTTGCTGATGCCAGCCAGTGCCACTCTGGGCGAGGACGCCAGCGACTTCCAGTACAACTTCTTGAAGAGCGGTGGGCTGCCCCTGGTGTTGAGCATGCTCACCAGGAACAACTTCCTCCCATCGGCAGACATGGAGACACGGCGTGGGGCTTACCTCAACGCACTGAAGATCGCGAAGCTCCTCCTTACCGCTGTAGGCTTCGGGCATGTGAAGGCTGTGGCCGAGGCCTGCCAGCCCAACGCTGAGGGGAATATTCCCGTCTCACCG ATAAATCAGGCCACTCATGACCAGGCACTGGTCCTCCAGAGTGCCCTGCAAAACATCCCCAACCCTGCCTCAGAATGCATGCTGCGCAACGTAGCCATCCGCCTGGCCCAGCAGATTTCTGATGAAGTAACAGAAAAT AATTTCTTCCAGGCATCAAAGTACATCCCAGACATTTGTGTCATCCGAGCGGTACAGAAAATAGTGTGGGCATCAGGCTGTGGTACAGTGCAGCTCGTCTTCAGTTCAAATGAAGAAATCAGCAAGATATATGAGAAG ACAAATGCAGCTAAGGAGCCAGACGGGGAGGACGAGCAGGTGTGTTGCGAGGCCCTGGAAGTGATGACGCTGTGCTTCGCCCTCATGCCCACCGCTCTGGACACGCTCAGTAAGGAGAAGGCTTGGCAGACCTTCATCATAGACTTGCTGCTACACTGCCACAGCAA ATCTGTGCGTCAAATGGCCCAAGAGCAGTTTTTCCTGATGGCAACTAGGTGTTGTATGGGCCATCGacccctcctcttctttatcACCCTCCTCTTTACTGTGCTCGGG AGTACAGCCAAGGAGCGAGCCAAACACGCTGGAGACTACTTCACTTTACTCAGACATCTTCTGAACTATGCCTACAACAGCAACATCAACCTGCCAAACGCTGAGGTGCTCCTCAACAATGAGATCGACTGGCTGAAACGGATAAGG GATGAGGTTAAGAGGACAGGGGAGACTGGTGTGGAGGAGACCATCCTGGAGGGTCACCTTGGGGTCACCAAAGAGCTTTTAGCCTTCCAGACACCAGAGAAGAAGTACTACATCGGCTGCGAGAAAGGAGGAGCGAACCTCATTAAG GAGCTGATTGACGACTTCATCTTCCCCGCATCTAATGTGTACTTGCAGTACATGAAGAGTGGGGAGTTCCCCACAGAGCAGGCCATCCCTGTGTGCAGCACTCCTGCTTCCATCAATGCTGGCTTTGAGCTACTGGTAGCACTCGCCGTGGGCTGTGTCCGCAACCTCAAGCAAATCGTTGACACCCTGACTGACATGTACTACTTAG GTTGTGAGACACTGACAGAATGGGAGTACTTGCCTCCGGTGGGGCCGCGACCCAACAAAGGCTTTGTAGGTTTGAAGAACGCCGGGGCCACCTGTTATATGAACTCCGTCATTCAGCAGCTGTACATGATCCCTCCAATCCGCAATGGCATCCTGGCCATCGAGGGCACGGGCACCGATGTGGACGATGACATGTCGGGGGATGAGAAGCAAGAGAATGAG AGCAACGTGGATCCTCGTGACGAGGTGTTCAGCTACCACCATCAGTTCGATGATAAACCCTCCAGCAAGTCAGAGGACAGGAAAGAGTACAACATTGGAGTACTGCGTCACCTACAAGTCATTTTTGGACATCTGGCTGCATCCAGATTGCAGTACTATGTCCCAAGAGGATTCTGGAAACAGTTCAG GTTATGGGGTGAGCCGGTGAACTTGAGGGAGCAGCACGATGCCCTGGAGTTCTTCAACTCTTTGGTGGACAGTTTGGATGAAGCTCTGAAGGCACTGGGCCACCCCGCTATGCTTAGCAAGGTGCTGGGGGGGTCCTTTGCTGACCAGAAGATCTGTCAGGGATGCCCCCACAG gtaTGAGTGTGAGGAATCATTCACAACACTCAATGTTGACATCAGAAACCACCAGAACCTGTTGGACTCCATGGAGCAGTATGTTAAAGGAGATCTGCTTGAGGGGGCCAATGCCTACCACTGTGAGAAGTGTAATAAGAAG GTGGACACAGTGAAGCGCCTGCTGATCAAGAAGCTGCCGCCCGTCCTGGCCATCCAGCTGAAACGCTTCGACTATGACTGGGAGAGGGAGTGTGCCATCAAGTTCAATGACTACTTTGAGTTCCCCAGGGAGCTGGACATGGAGCCGTACACGGTAGCTGGTGTGGCCAAATTAGAGGGCGATGACGTCAACCCGGAGAACCAGGTGATCCAACAGAACGAGCCCTCTGAACCCACACCTCCAGGCAGCTCCAAGTATCGTCTGGTGGGAGTGCTGGTCCACTCAGGCCAGGCCAGCGGTGGACACTACTATTCCTACATAATCCAGAGGAATGGGGGCGACGGCGAGAAGAACCGCTGGTATAAATTCGACGATGGCGATGTGACTGAGTGCAAGATGGACgatgaggaggaaatgaagaaCCAGTGCTTCGGAGGGGAATATATGGGCGAGGTGTTCGATCATATGATGAAAAGGATGTCGTACCGGAGGCAGAAGCGCTGGTGGAACGCCTACATCCTATTCTATGAGCGTATGGACTCACTGGACAAGGACAGCGAGCTTGTCAAATACATCTCGGAGTTGACCATCTCCTCCACCAAGCCGCATCAGGTCAAGATGCCTGGTGTCATCGAGTGCAGCGTCCGCAAGCAGAACGTCCAATTCATGCACAACCGAATGCAATACAGCCTGGAATATTTCCAGTTCATTAAGAAACTTCTGACCTGTAACAGTGTCTATTTAAACCCTCCTCCAG gaCAAGACCATCTTCTGCCAGAGGCAGAGGAGATTGCTATGATAAGTGCTCAGCTGGCTGCCAGGTTCCTCTTCAGCACAGGTTTTCACACCAAGAAAGTAGTACGGGGTCCTGCCAGTGACTG GTACGACGCCCTCTGCATCCTGCTGAGACACAGTAAGAATGTACGCTATTGGTTTGCACACAATGTTCTGTTTGCGTACCCCAACCGCTTCTCGGAGTACCTGCTCGAGTGCCCGAGCGCTGAGGTCCGTGGCGCATTTGCCAAGCTCATCGTCTTCATCGCCCACTTCTCCCTGCAAGACGGCCCCTGCCCCTCACCCACCGCCTCACCTGGACCCTCTACACAG GGCTGTGATAATCTCAGTCTAAGTGACCACCTGTTGAGAGCTGTACTCAACCTGCTCAGAAGAGAGGTTTCTGAACACGGCCGTCACCTGCAGCAGTACTTCAACCTCTTTGTCATGTATGCCAATCTGG GCCTGGCAGAGAAGACCCAGCTGTTGAAGCTGAACGTCCCTGCCACTTTCATGTTGGTCGCTCTGGACGAGGGTCCCGGCCCTCCCATCAAATACCAGTACGCTGAGCTGGGCAAGCTCTACACTGTGGTCTCCCAGCTGGTCCGTTGCTGTGACGTCTCTTCACGCATGCAGTCCTCCATCAATG GTAACCCTCCGCTCCCTAATCCGTACGGTGACACCAACCTGACAGCCCCAGTGATGCCGGTGCAGCAGCTGGTGGCGGAGATCCTGTTCGTGAGGACCAGCTATGTGAAGAAGATCATCGAGGACTGCAGCAACTCTGAGGAGACGGTGAAGCTGCTTCGCTTCAGCTGCTGGGAGAACCCTCAGTTCTCTTCCACTGTGCTCAGTGAGCTGCTCTGGCAG gtggcGTACTCCTACACCTACGAGCTGAGGCCTTACCTGGACTTGCTGCTACAGATCCTGCTCATCGAGGACTCCTGGCAGACACACAG GATCCACAACGTGCTGAAGGGCATTCCTGATGACAGAGATGGGCTTTTTGACACCATCCAGCGCTCCAAGAACCACTACCAGAAACGAGCCTACCAGTGCATCAAGTGCATGGTGGCCCTCTTTAGCAACTGCTCTGTGGCTTACCAGATCTTACAG AGTAATGGTGACCTGAAACGGAAGTGGACGTGGGCAGTGGAGTGGTTAGGCGATGAGCTGGAGAGGAGGCCATACACAGGAAACCCCCAGTACACCTACAACAACTGGTCCCCTCCAGTTCAGAGCAACGAGACCTCCAACGGCTATTTCCTGGAGCGGTCACACAGTGCACGTATGACACTGGCCAAAGCCTGTGAACTTTGTCCCGAGGAG CTCAAGTGTACTCAGGGAAGCCCAGGGAAG GAGCCGGATGAACAGGAAGCACCTGATGATCAAGACTCGTCCCCTCCTGAAGACACCTCTCTGTACCCTCACTCTCCTGGAACCGCCCAGTTTCAGCAG AACAACCACCCCCATGGGCAGCCGTACACCGGGCCGGCTGCTCAGCACATGAACAACCCCCAGCGTCCTGGTCCTGCCTCTGCCCCGACTCCAGGCCCCACCCAGACCCCAACCCCAGCCCCTGGTCCCACTCCTGGTCCAGGCCCGCGAGCACAAGAGAACTGGGAGAGCACCGAGGAGGTCGCCCCTGCTCCCGCACCCACCCCAGCCCCAGCGCCCGCCCCGCCTAAGGAGTaa